In a single window of the Salvelinus namaycush isolate Seneca chromosome 18, SaNama_1.0, whole genome shotgun sequence genome:
- the LOC120063379 gene encoding A disintegrin and metalloproteinase with thrombospondin motifs 12-like, with translation MQCPRVSRVLSLLHSVLFLAASHAEFSLPGSLLSPDAESGRFLQSDVSVVHPVKIFRDGQFLSHSLAHRGRRKRDLGPLEERVYYKVNYKGRDLVFNLTVNKYLVSNDYILERRNGSVNRTEPRTTGENACHLIGTVTDSTNARGTAAISACEGLKGLFTLPEGPHFIEPAQGTTDGAVEGEGPEPHVVYPSITTAMQRHKRSSEALDTPSPCGVKDAARDSLVVEREREDWAREQQEEDREKEEEMAQHRSQRSVSRERWVETMVVADSKLIEYHGSDNVESYVFTIMNMVAGIFHDASIGNAIHIILVRLILLQGEEKGLKIVHHADTSLASFCAWQKNLNPQSDTHPAHHDVAVLVTRKDICAGLNQPCETLGLSHLSGMCQPHRSCNINEDSGLPVAFTIAHELGHSFGIHHDGQGNDCELEGRHPFIMSRQLMYDTSPLTWSSCSKDYITRFLDRGWGFCLDDRPSKKDLTTPLARLGIRYTTQHQCQLQYGPNATYCHEIDNVCQILWCSVNGSCRSKLDSPIDGTRCGPEKWCISGECVIVGKLPEIVNGNWGEWSSWSHCSRTCGAGVQSADRECNHPKPEFGGRYCTGERRRYRICNTKPCQKAKPTFREMLCSEFDTVPYQNELYEWVPVARPSSPCELHCRPVREHFSEKMLDAVTDGTPCFMNNNSRSICVNGVCKEVGCDYGIDSNALEDQCGVCLGDGSSCETVQMTFDGGDGFGYVDVGVIPEGARDIVVQEVEEAGNFLALRGQMSEEYFLNGQYIIQWNGEYKAGGATFYYERSGNLENLTSSGPTKQPVMIQLLYQEKNPGIKYEYTIKRSRQTGNEVIKSEYRWRHGAWTDCSTTCGLGEQQQPVRCFELEVGVVDESLCDPESRPEDRHRKCKNMDCPVRWWVGGWQLCSATCGSGGVRKRTVMCVRTVAGEERVLHSGDCKQLLKPKPVVPCNRDLPCGPNWAVGSWSACPVTCGGSVRSRTVTCLTAPKRKCDIETMPRSKSLCALLSCPSAGLRRRPGPPPKYRRVYPPKRHPTRQPVTHAWGSRSTSPTATPRTITVTERTTTPITTSTTRPLPSSSTASDIIDVDGYELNLIVGKNGSVEDEKVFFITTSPTEEENRERDMREKEEEEIKEEGSTSVFLFPDSGVRYTPGYDYVVEDVMTTGKEGHIDLDIFTTATSLRTPKQSPATVTTTRLHPTTTPHTSVQTKTLTTPHATRVLRTTSPSTPQTSTGRWPVTTRHYPLTRPKTTPFINPSTQRTTRVPHTTPTPLAHTAGVRSTPKVRYHSKQALYPTTEGTFHTRDAPCSTSPSSEAPHPTARIIKLKKPSEIPKNGSSAPRSKMPGPLAKKPASHFKGPSPRSKGKGQKQKPESPVVTFTNDYGYLNAQEPISMDVFWVVGNWSECSTSCGLGAVWRPVLCSSQQESDCANLERPEPARTCHLRPCATWLSGNWSKCPERCEVVGRRQREVQCVDGQKGHPLRPFHCQALSSRPPSTLSCRPQPCQPWRTSPWGQCSRSCGGGLWERLVYCPEPQRCSSTQRPNDTETCNLQPCSYWDPQDWEKCSVSCGWGMQHRVVACVVEDSSSVENSLCDQSNRPDTIRTCNLQECKTNTGLLCRKNSMSSRFCDKLKLLGRCSLRSIQKQCCVTCRG, from the exons AAAGGTTTGTTTACCTTGCCTGAGGGACCACACTTCATTGAACCAGCCCAGGGGACAACTGATGGTGCTGTGGAGGGGGAGGGACCAGAGCCCCATGTGGTCTACCCCAGCATTACAACGGCAATGCAAAGACACAAACGCAGCTCTGAGGCCCTGGACACACCGAGCCCCTGTGGGGTCAAAG ATGCGGCACGTGATTCCCTAGTGgtggaaagagaaagggaggacTGGGCGAgggagcagcaggaggaggatagggagaaagaggaggagatggcTCAGCATCGCTCCCAACGCTCCGTCAGCAGAGAGAG GTGGGTAGagaccatggtggtggcagactCTAAACTGATTGAATACCACGGCAGTGACAACGTAGAGTCTTACGTCTTCACCATCATGAACATG gtggcaGGGATCTTCCACGATGCCAGTATAGGGAATGCCATCCACATCATCCTGGTCCGTCTGATCCTCCTGCAGGGAGAGGAG AAAGGGCTGAAGATCGTCCACCATGCAGACACCAGTCTGGCCAGTTTCTGTGCCTGGCAGAAGAACCTCAACCCACAGAGTGACACACATCCTGCTCATCATGACGTGGCCGTGCTGGTCACCAG GAAGGACATTTGTGCAGGGCTGAATCAGCCATGTGAGACCCTTGGTCTGTCCCACCTGTCAGGGATGTGCCAGCCTCACCGCAGCTGCAACATCAACGAAGACTCAGGATTACCTGTAGCCTTCACCATCGCACACGAGCTGGGACACAg CTTTGGGATCCACCATGATGGCCAGGGGAATGACTGTGAGCTGGAGGGCAGACACCCCTTCATCATGTCCAGACAGCTGATGTACGACACCTCCCCACTTACCTGGTCTTCCTGTTCCAAAGACTACATCACACGCTTCCTaga TCGTGGTTGGGGCTTCTGTCTGGACGACCGTCCCTCAAAGAAGGATCTGACCACCCCACTGGCCCGTCTCGGGATTCGCTACACCACACAGCACCAATGCCAACTACAGTACGGCCCCAATGCCACCTACTGTCACGAGATCGAT AATGTGTGCCAGATCCTGTGGTGTTCAGTGAATGGGTCCTGTCGCTCTAAACTGGACTCCCCCATAGATGGTACTCGCTGTGGCCCTGAGAAG TGGTGTATCTCGGGGGAGTGTGTGATCGTAGGGAAGCTACCAGAGATAGTGAATGGGAACTGGGGAGAGTGGAGTAGCTGGTCTCACTGTTCCAGGACCTGTGGAGCCGGGGTGCAGTCTGCTGACAGGGAGTGTAACCACCCCAA ACCAGAGTTTGGTGGGAGGTACTGTACTGGCGAGAGGAGGCGTTACCGTATCTGTAACACCAAACCATGTCAAAAGGCCAAACCTACCTTCAGAGAGATGCTGTGTAGTGAATTTGACACGGTACCCTACCAGAACGAACTGTACGAATGGGTCCCTGTGGCCAGACCAT CGAGTCCTTGCGAGCTGCACTGTCGTCCAGTGCGTGAACATTTCTCTGAGAAGATGCTGGATGCTGTGACAGACGGAACTCCCTGCTTCATGAACAACAACTCCAGAAGCATCTGTGTCAATGGAGTGtgtaag GAGGTGGGCTGTGACTATGGTATAGACTCTAACGCTTTAGAGGATCAGTGTGGAGTGTGTCTGGGCGATGGTTCATCCTGTGAGACTGTCCAGATGACGTTTGATGGCGGGGATGGCTTCG GCTACGTGGACGTGGGAGTGATCCCAGAGGGGGCTCGTGACATTGTTGTCCAGGAAGTGGAGGAGGCGGGGAACTTCCTGGCTCTGCGGGGTCAGATGTCAGAGGAGTACTTCCTGAATGGCCAGTACATCATCCAATGGAACGGGGAGTACAAGGCAGGCGGAGCCACCTTCTACTATGAACGCAGTGGGAACCTGGAGAACCTTACCTCCTCTGGACCCACCAAACAACCAGTCATGATCCAG TTGCTGTACCAGGAGAAGAACCCAGGTATAAAGTACGAGTACACCATCAAGAGGAGCCGCCAGACAGGAAATGAGGTAATCAAGTCGGAGTACAGGTGGAGGCATGGGGCCTGGACAGACTGCAGCACCACATGTGGGCTAG GTGAGCAGCAGCAGCCTGTCAGGTGTTTTGAGCTGGAGGTGGGTGTGGTAGATGAGTCTCTGTGTGACCCAGAGAGCCGCCCGGAGGACAGACACCGCAAGTGCAAGAACATGGACTGCCCCGTCAG GTGGTGGGTGGGGGGCTGGCAGCTGTGCTCTGCCACCTGTGGTTCAGGAGGGGTGAGGAAGCGCACAGTGATGTGTGTTCGCACGGTGGcaggggaggagagagtcctCCACTCTGGGGACTGTAAACAGCTGCTCAAACCCAAACCTGTGGTGCCCTGCAACAGAGACCTGCCCTGTGGACCCAACTGGGCCGTGGGCAGCTGGAGCGCG tgCCCAGTGACATGTGGTGGTAGCGTGCGCTCCCGGACGGTCACCTGCCTGACCGCACCCAAACGAAAGTGTGACATAGAAACCATGCCTCGCTCCAAGTCTCTATGTGCCCTGCTGAGCTGCCCAAGCGCAGGCCTCCGACGACGTCCAGGACCACCCCCTAAATACCGCCGTGTCTACCCGCCCAAGAGACACCCCACCAGGCAGCCGGTTACACACGCCTGGGGTTCCAGAAGCACCAGCCCCACCGCTACACCCAGAACCATCACTGTGACTGAGAGAACTACAACCCCCATCACCACCTCGACCACCAGGCCCCTTCCATCATCCTCCACAGCTTCTGACATCATCGACGTAGATGGCTATGAGTTGAACCTGATAGTGGGGAAGAATGGGAGTGTAGAGGATGAGAAAGTTTTTTTTATTACGACCAGTCCCACtgaagaggagaacagagagagggacatgagagaaaaagaggaagaaGAGATAAAGGAGGAGGGGAGTACATCTGTTTTTTTGTTTCCAGACTCGGGGGTGAGGTACACCCCGGGATATGACTATGTAGTGGAGGACGTCATGACAACAGGGAAGGAGGGGCATATAGATTTGGACATTTTTACCACGGCAACCTCTCTCAGGACTCCCAAACAATCACCAGCCACCGTGACCACCACCAGGTTACACCCTACAACTACACCACACACAAGTGTCCAAACAAAAACACTTACAACCCCACACGCAACCAGAGTACTCCGCACTACCTCCCCCTCAACCCCACAAACCAGCACTGGACGCTGGCCCGTGACCACCCGCCACTACCCCCTCACTCGCCCCAAAACCACCCCTTTCATCAACCCTTCCACCCAACGGACAACCAGGGTgccccacaccacccctacacCCCTGGCACACACGGCAGGGGTGAGGAGTACACCCAAAGTCCGTTACCACAGTAAACAAGCACTGTACCCCACAACAGAAGGCACTTTCCACACTAGAGATGCCCCCTGCTCTACTAGCCCATCATCAGAGGCCCCCCACCCCACTGCGAGGATCATTAAGCTGAAGAAGCCCAGTGAGATCCCAAAGAATGGCAGCTCTGCCCCCCGTTCTAAAATGCCAGGCCCACTGGCTAAGAAGCCTGCCTCGCATTTTAAAGGCCCCTCCCCTCGTTCAAAAGGTAAAGGTCAGAAGCAGAAACCAGAAAGTCCCGTAGTGACCTTCACCAATGACTATGGCTACCTGAACGCCCAGGAGCCAATCAGCATGGATGTGTTCTGGGTGGTGGGCAACTGGAGCGAG TGTTCTACGTCATGTGGCCTGGGGGCAGTGTGGAGGCCAGTGCTGTGTAGCTCCCAGCAGGAATCGGACTGTGCCAACCTGGAGAGACCGGAACCAGCTCGCACCTGCCACCTGCGCCCCTGTGCCACCTGGCTGAGTGGCAACTGGAGCAAG TGTCCAGAGCGATGTGAGGTGGTGGGGAGGAGGCAGCGTGAGGTGCAGTGTGTGGATGGGCAGAAGGGACATCCACTGAGACCATTCCACTGCCAAGCTCTTTCCTCCAGACCCCCCAGCACCCTGTCCTGTCGTCCCCAACCCTGCCAGCCCTGGAGAACTTCCCCCTGgggacag TGTTCTCGTAGCTGTGGTGGTGGATTGTGGGAGCGGCTGGTGTACTGCCCTGAGCCGCAGCGCTGTAGCTCCACCCAGAGGCCAAACGACACAGAGACCTGCAACCTGCAGCCCTGCAGCTACTGGGACCCGCAGGACTGGGAGAAG tgctctgTGAGTTGTGGCTGGGGGATGCAGCATCGCGTGGTGGCGTGTGTCGTTGAGGACTCTAGCTCTGTGGAGAACAGTCTTTGTGACCAGAGCAACAGGCCTGACACAATCAGGACATGCAACTTGCAGGAGTGTAAGACTAACACAG GTCTGCTGTGTAGGAAGAACAGCATGTCGTCTCGGTTCTGTGACAAGTTGAAGCTGCTGGGCCGCTGCTCCCTCAGGTCCATCcagaaacagtgctgtgtcaccTGTAGAGGGTAA